One Chordicoccus furentiruminis DNA window includes the following coding sequences:
- the cas3 gene encoding CRISPR-associated helicase Cas3', whose amino-acid sequence MHLEDTSDMMGLLVNQWLPDSEKRAMDLPGDEEELVRMAKLLGGLHDIGKATPLFQSMILQNIDEVGERLDEMGLPVSRASAFVNRKESSHPLAGETVLLKMGFPAGVASVVGAHHGKPRKIINSLTGDLIAEQLSLVSSCHMNYYDSKDMNTSGIWRSLRGRIVDEVLRGSGYAEIKDIPEISYKAQVLFTGLLIMADWIASNTEYFPLISSDDCGDEQNDRSRMQRAWNSLALPECWASSCIAMDDAGFQNRFGFMPNAVQKAMIKAAEQSEHPGIYILEAPMGVGKTEAALAAASIQAGKYRCGGLYFGLPTQATSNGIFPRIESWARSEAEEESGEEGDQVTLGIRLAHGAAEMNDDYRSVFHGTAQINDDGREDTNLIVHPWFEGRKQALLTDFVIGTVDQFLMTALKQKHVMLRHLGIAGKVVIIDECHAYDAYMNQYLEMALCWMGAYGVPVILLSATLPYERRSRLIRSYQQLNPAVPDSEKESWMVSKSYPLLTWTDGRQVNQKRIAMTGGKRMVRILKTEEANLISLLRDKLADGGCAGIIVNTVKRAQTLARTVLKELPDENIIVYHAGFTMEQRAALEKELLRRLGPGSGPEERNHLVVIGTQVIEQSLDIDFDFLVTDLCPVDLLLQRIGRLHRHARHDAFRPVGMKQAVCAVVGAGAEDETEAGSKAVYGEYLLLRTREILPDRILLPTDISELVQDVYDRSFVLQPETERHAEEDYDRKIKDKQKRANAYRLSPPVNQRRRLKQKTIDGMLDEMISNDVEAEACVRDGQDSVEAILLQYVPEKHALTPLCDPSVLLLSDERLSEEEEKLVFRQKIRLPAVFGRGDLIDRVIRELENMTNRWVGTWVRENRLLMGELFMVLDEKGKGILGGYSISYSNRLGFQYEKVGNENENS is encoded by the coding sequence ATGCACCTGGAAGATACATCCGATATGATGGGCCTTCTGGTTAATCAATGGCTTCCCGATTCTGAAAAAAGGGCGATGGATCTGCCCGGAGATGAAGAAGAGCTCGTCAGGATGGCGAAGCTTCTGGGCGGTCTCCATGATATAGGGAAAGCCACACCGCTTTTTCAAAGTATGATCCTTCAAAACATTGACGAGGTGGGAGAACGTCTGGATGAGATGGGGCTTCCTGTTTCAAGAGCATCTGCCTTTGTCAACCGAAAGGAGTCATCCCACCCACTTGCGGGAGAGACGGTCCTTCTGAAGATGGGATTTCCTGCCGGCGTTGCGTCGGTTGTTGGTGCACATCATGGAAAACCAAGGAAAATCATTAACAGTCTGACAGGAGACCTGATTGCAGAGCAGCTCAGTCTCGTTTCGAGCTGTCACATGAATTATTATGATTCAAAAGATATGAATACCTCCGGGATCTGGCGTTCACTACGCGGGAGGATTGTCGATGAAGTTCTGCGGGGGTCGGGATATGCCGAAATAAAGGATATACCGGAAATTTCATACAAGGCACAGGTGTTGTTTACCGGCCTGCTGATTATGGCGGACTGGATCGCCAGCAACACGGAATATTTTCCGCTGATCTCTTCCGATGACTGCGGAGATGAGCAAAATGATCGGAGCCGGATGCAGAGGGCGTGGAATTCGCTTGCTTTGCCTGAATGCTGGGCTTCCTCCTGCATTGCAATGGATGATGCGGGCTTTCAGAACCGGTTCGGCTTTATGCCGAACGCGGTTCAGAAAGCAATGATAAAGGCAGCGGAACAGTCAGAACATCCGGGAATTTATATACTGGAAGCGCCCATGGGAGTTGGGAAAACGGAAGCCGCACTGGCGGCAGCCAGTATTCAGGCTGGCAAATACCGCTGTGGCGGCCTGTATTTCGGATTGCCTACGCAGGCAACGTCTAATGGCATCTTTCCCAGGATTGAATCATGGGCAAGATCTGAGGCGGAGGAAGAGTCCGGGGAGGAGGGCGATCAGGTCACGCTTGGTATCCGGCTGGCGCATGGCGCAGCGGAAATGAATGATGACTACCGGTCGGTTTTTCATGGAACGGCTCAGATCAATGATGACGGGCGGGAAGACACAAATTTAATCGTACATCCTTGGTTTGAGGGAAGAAAACAAGCGCTGCTGACTGATTTCGTCATTGGAACAGTAGACCAGTTTCTGATGACTGCGCTTAAGCAGAAACATGTCATGCTCCGCCATCTGGGTATTGCGGGCAAAGTCGTGATCATTGACGAATGCCATGCGTATGACGCCTATATGAATCAGTATCTGGAGATGGCGCTGTGCTGGATGGGGGCATATGGCGTACCGGTAATTCTTCTATCCGCGACGCTTCCCTATGAGCGACGCAGCCGCCTGATCCGGTCCTATCAGCAGTTAAATCCAGCGGTTCCTGATTCTGAGAAAGAATCGTGGATGGTCAGCAAATCGTACCCTCTGCTGACATGGACAGATGGCAGGCAGGTCAATCAGAAACGGATCGCCATGACCGGGGGCAAGCGGATGGTGCGCATTCTGAAGACAGAGGAGGCAAATCTGATCAGTCTGCTCAGAGACAAACTGGCGGACGGAGGATGCGCAGGTATTATCGTGAATACGGTGAAACGAGCTCAGACGCTGGCGCGGACAGTGCTGAAGGAACTGCCTGATGAAAACATCATCGTTTATCATGCAGGCTTTACTATGGAGCAGAGAGCGGCGCTGGAGAAGGAGCTGCTGCGCCGTCTCGGCCCGGGTTCCGGACCGGAAGAACGAAACCATCTCGTGGTTATCGGAACACAGGTGATAGAGCAGTCTCTGGATATCGACTTTGATTTTCTGGTGACGGATCTTTGCCCGGTTGACCTGCTGCTGCAGAGAATAGGCAGACTTCACAGACATGCCCGGCATGATGCGTTTCGCCCGGTCGGGATGAAGCAGGCTGTCTGTGCCGTAGTGGGCGCAGGAGCGGAAGACGAGACAGAGGCTGGTTCAAAAGCAGTGTATGGCGAATACCTTCTTCTCAGAACCAGAGAAATTCTTCCGGACCGGATTTTGCTTCCGACGGATATCTCTGAACTCGTACAGGATGTCTATGATCGTTCTTTCGTGCTTCAACCTGAGACAGAGAGACATGCGGAGGAAGACTATGATCGGAAAATCAAAGACAAGCAGAAACGTGCGAATGCATATCGGCTCTCACCCCCGGTAAATCAGAGAAGGAGGCTGAAGCAAAAAACGATCGACGGGATGCTGGATGAAATGATATCCAACGATGTGGAGGCAGAGGCATGTGTCAGAGACGGACAGGATTCGGTAGAGGCAATTCTGCTGCAATATGTTCCGGAGAAGCATGCGCTTACTCCGCTGTGCGATCCGTCCGTTCTTCTGCTTTCGGATGAAAGACTGTCCGAAGAAGAAGAGAAGCTGGTCTTTCGCCAGAAGATTCGCCTCCCTGCAGTATTCGGACGGGGCGACCTGATCGACCGTGTAATTCGGGAACTTGAAAACATGACCAACCGATGGGTGGGTACATGGGTTCGTGAAAACCGACTGCTGATGGGTGAGCTTTTTATGGTTCTGGACGAGAAGGGAAAGGGGATTCTGGGAGGATATTCGATCTCTTACTCAAACCGGCTGGGCTTTCAGTATGAAAAGGTGGGAAACGAGAATGAAAACAGTTGA